The Thamnophis elegans isolate rThaEle1 chromosome Z, rThaEle1.pri, whole genome shotgun sequence genome contains a region encoding:
- the LOC116520573 gene encoding nascent polypeptide-associated complex subunit alpha-like, which produces MSKLGLRQIHGVNRITIRKSKNILFVIDNPDVFKSPSSNNYVVFGEAKIENLSQEAQRAAEKFRVPEDPEAASASAIKEDGKEEEEVDETGLEMKDIELVMGEANVSRARAIRALRNNNNDIVNAIITMEKCNLCIRITKLEGTLEVI; this is translated from the exons ATGTCCAAGCTTGGTCTACGGCAGATCCACGGCGTGAACAGGATAACTATCCGGAAATCTAAGAATATCTTGTTTGTCATCGACAATCCGGATGTCTTCAAAAGTCCATCTTCCAACAACTACGTCGTCTTTGGAGAAGCCAAG atCGAAAACCTCTCCCAAGAGGCCCAAAGAGCGGCGGAGAAGTTCAGAGTTCCTGAAGATCCCGAAGCAGCTTCAGCCTCCGCCATCAAAGAGGACggcaaggaagaggaggag gtgGACGAGACGGGCCTGGAGATGAAAGATATCGAATTGGTCATGGGTGAGGCCAACGTCTCCCGCGCCAGAGCCATCCGAGCCCTTCGGAACAACAACAACGACATTGTCAATGCCATCATT ACAATGGAGAAATGTAATTTGTGCATCAGAATTACTAAACTGGAGggcactttggaggtcatctag